In Rhinolophus sinicus isolate RSC01 linkage group LG17, ASM3656204v1, whole genome shotgun sequence, one DNA window encodes the following:
- the STYXL2 gene encoding serine/threonine/tyrosine-interacting-like protein 2: protein MATGGDPDEEQVVPGEEDEADVRAVQARYLRSPSPSQYSLVSEAETESIFMDPIHLSSAVAAKRIISEELKPRGLQANAECPGMLESAEQLLVEDLYNRVREKMDDTSLYNTPSVLDLQRALVRDRLEAPWNEVDEVWPNVFIAEKSVAVNKGRLKRLGITHILNAAHGTGVYTGPEFYTGLDIQYLGVEVDDFPEVDISQHFRKAAEFLDEALLTYRGKVLVSSEMGVSRSAVLVVAYLMIFHSMAVLEALMTVRRKRAIYPNEGFLKQLRELNEKLMEERDEDYGQERGADEEGDSGSVVGAGVQHLTVEEEDDTASHLSGSSLGKTSRASKPLTLIDEDEEEKLYEEWKKGQSLPPGQAPRGGHGRCSASWADRGQESEDEDVETIIREWQSRNERYQAAEHRMWERREEAEEEGSASSGSGRRRRHTLSESSTSESVISRDIRVLKQQLEMSSQSRGGRQRSDSMSTDSTWDMWSQRLLETEKEASRRYHSRSRREEAGAGSEAGGRAREDDEESVSSEASSFYNFCSRNKDKLTALERWKIKRIQFGFHKRDLEAGDGSGEPGAEEADRGKSMSDVSLTAYQAWKLKHQKQVGSENQEAVVELGRGEDVALAKKRQRRLELLERSRRTLEESQSASGWEADSSAASRSIPLSALWSAVPSASADGDTASVLSAQSHSSRPSQAVSTIGGGRASTPATPLPTLPVGPGDTISIASIQNWIASVVSETLAQKQSDVLAVSRSPSVASARAAPTADRLGDDQVSMCSGHSTSCLGLLPQDQARPGPDTQSVLSSHTAASARADGAGSRVTGTSKPVYSLFADHVNLKELGRKEREMQLELRERMAGYQMEKLASDNKRSSLFKKKKAKDEDAGETDEDTDSAIGSFRHSSRGDSQKPETDTCSSLDVSDGYGSGSRASKETDSSISKWLSGLGAQERSPPQSECSGSSRGRHSRSSLLRETGSKSSSYKFSQSQSKEQDTNSYRAASGDSVRSSSRFSASSCREGRETHTFSRAVFSETSSSREPSPEPYFFRRTPESSVGEASPEPQRPDWTRPRDWEDVEESSRSDFSEFGAKRKFTQSFMRSEEEGEKERKESREEGRFASGRRAQYRRSTDREEEEEMDDEAIIAAWRSRQEETRTKLQRRRED, encoded by the exons GTACTCCCTGGTCTCCGAGGCAGAAACGGAAAGTATTTTCATGGATCCCATTCACCTGTCCTCGGCCGTGGCCGCTAAACGGATCATCAGTGAAG AACTCAAGCCACGGGGCCTGCAGGCCAATGCTGAGTGTCCGGGTATGCTGGAGTCCGCTGAGCAGCTGCTGGTAGAAGACCTGTACAACCGAGTCCGGGAGAAGATGGACGACACCAGCCTGTACAACACCCCCTCTGTCCTGGACCTGCAGCGTGCCTTGGTCCGAGACCGCCTGGAGGCCCCCTGGAACGAGGTGGATGAGGTCTGGCCCAACGTCTTCATAGCAGAGAA GAGTGTGGCCGTGAACAAGGGCAGGCTGAAGAGGCTGGGAATTACCCACATCCTGAATGCTGCTCACGGCACCGGCGTCTACACTGGGCCCGAATTCTACACCGGCCTGGACATCCAGTACCTGGGCGTGGAGGTAGACGACTTTCCCGAGGTGGACATCTCCCAGCATTTCCGGAAGGCCGCCGAGTTCCTGGACGAAGCCCTGTTGACCTACAGAG GGAAGGTCCTGGTCAGTAGCGAAATGGGTGTCAGCCGGTCGGCGGTGCTGGTGGTGGCCTACCTGATGATTTTCCACAGCATGGCCGTCCTGGAGGCCCTGATGACCGTGCGCAGGAAGCGGGCCATTTACCCCAACGAAGGCTTCCTGAAGCAGCTCCGGGAACTCAACGAGAAGCTGATGGAGGAGAGGGACGAGGACTATGGCCAGGAGCGGGGTGCAGACGAGGAGGGCGACTCGGGGAGCGTCGTGGGGGCGGGCGTGCAGCACCTCACCGTGGAGGAGGAGGACGACACCGCCAGCCACCTGAGTGGCTCCTCCTTGGGGAAGACCAGCCGGGCCTCCAAGCCCCTCACCCTCATTGACGAAGATGAGGAGGAGAAACTCTATGAGGAGTGGAAGAAGGGGCAGAGCCTCCCCCCAGGCCAGGCCCCCCGGGGTGGACACGGCAGGTGCTCGGCCTCCTGGGCCGATCGGGGGCAGGAGTCTGaggatgaggatgtggagaccATCATCCGGGAGTGGCAGAGCCGAAACGAGAGGTACCAGGCAGCAGAGCACCGGATGTGGGAGAGGCGGGAGGAAGCGGAGGAGGAGGGCAGTGCCAGTTCCGGCTCGGGGAGGAGACGCAGGCACACCTTGAGTGAGAGCAGCACCTCGGAAAGTGTCATCAGCCGTGACATCCGGGTCCTGAAGCAGCAGCTGGAGATGAGCAGCCAGAGCCGAGGTGGGAGACAGCGCTCCGACTCCATGTCCACGGACAGCACCTGGGACATGTGGAGCCAGAGGCTCctggagactgagaaggaagCTTCCCGGAGGTACCACTCCAGAAGCAGGAGAGAGGAGGCGGGTGCGGGCTCAGAGGCAGGGGGCCGGGCGCGAGAGGACGACGAGGAGAGTGTGTCCTCCGAGGCCAGCTCCTTCTACAACTTCTGCAGCAGGAACAAGGACAAACTGACCGCCCTAGAAAGGTGGAAGATCAAAAGAATCCAATTCGGATTCCACAAGAGAGACTTGGAGGCAGGAGACGGCAGCGGCGAGCCAGGCGCAGAGGAGGCCGATCGCGGCAAGAGCATGTCCGACGTCAGCCTGACAGCCTACCAGGCCTGGAAGCTGAAACACCAGAAGCAGGTGGGCAGTGAGAACCAGGAGGCGGTGGTGGAGCTCGGCAGGGGAGAGGACGTGGCCTTGGCCAAGAAGAGGCAGCGGAGGCTGGAGCTGCTGGAGAGAAGCAGGCGGACGCTGGAGGAGAGCCAGTCGGCGAGCGGCTGGGAGGCGGACAGCTCAGCTGCCAGCAGAAGCATCCCCCTGTCTGCACTGTGGTCTGCGGTGCCTTCGGCCAGCGCTGACGGGGACACGGCATCCGTACTCAGCGCCCAGAGCCACAGCTCCCGCCCGTCTCAGGCTGTGAGCACCATAGGTGGGGGCCGGGCCTCCACCCCCGCCACACCGCTGCCTACCCTCCCAGTGGGGCCGGGAGACACCATTTCCATCGCCAGTATCCAGAACTGGATCGCCAGCGTCGTCAGCGAAACTCTCGCCCAGAAGCAAAGTGACGTGCTGGCGGTGTCCCGCTCCCCGTCCGTGGCCAGCGCGAGGGCGGCTCCCACAGCCGACCGCCTGGGGGATGACCAGGTTTCCATGTGCAGCGGGCACAGCACCTCCTGCCTGGGCCTCCTGCCTCAAGACCAGGCCAGACCCGGCCCCGACACGCAATCCGTGCTGTCCTCCCACACGGCAGCCAGCGCCAGGGCCGACGGTGCGGGGAGCAGAGTGACGGGGACCAGCAAGCCGGTCTACAGCCTCTTCGCCGACCACGTCAACCTCAAGGAGCTTGGCCGCAAGGAGAGGGAGATGCAGCTGGAGCTGCGGGAGAGGATGGCCGGGTACCAGATGGAGAAGCTGGCCTCCGACAACAAACGCAGCAGCCTTTTCAAGAAGAAGAAGGCGAAGGATGAGGACGCGGGGGAGACGGACGAGGACACCGACAGTGCCATAGGGAGCTTCCGCCATTCTTCCCGTGGTGACTCCCAGAAACCGGAAACGGACACCTGCTCCTCCCTGGATGTCTCCGATGGCTATGGAAGTGGCAGCAGGGCCAGCAAAGAGACAGACAGCAGTATTAGTAAGTGGCTCAGTGGCCTGGGTGCACAGGAAAGATCTCCTCCCCAGAGCGAGTGTTCTGGAAGCTCCCGGGGGAGGCACAGCAGATCTTCCCTGCTCCGGGAGACCGGGTCCAAATCCTCCAGTTACAAGTTCTCCCAGTCGCAGTCCAAGGAGCAGGACACCAACTCGTACCGCGCGGCCAGCGGCGACTCTGTGCGAAGCAGCTCGCGGTTCTCTGCGTCCTCCTGCAGGGAGGGCCGAGAGACGCACACGTTCTCCAGGGCCGTGTTCAGCGAGACCTCGAGCTCCCGGGAGCCCAGCCCGGAGCCCTACTTCTTCCGCAGGACCCCCGAGTCCTCCGTGGGGGAGGCGTCCCCGGAGCCCCAGCGGCCGGACTGGACCCGGCCCAGGGACTGGGAGGACGTGGAGGAGTCGTCCAGGTCCGACTTCTCGGAGTTTGGAGCTAAGAGGAAATTCACGCAGAGCTTCATGAGGTctgaagaggagggagagaaagagaggaaggaaagcagagaagaaGGGAGGTTTGCTTCGGGGCGGCGGGCCCAGTACCGCAGAAGCACCgacagggaggaagaggaagaaatggacGATGAAGCCATCATCGCTGCCTGGAGAAGCCGGCAGGAAGAGACCAGGACTAAGctgcagagaaggagggaggattAG